In a genomic window of uncultured Flavobacterium sp.:
- a CDS encoding thiamine pyrophosphate-binding protein, producing the protein MSKIVAEQLVEMLVEAGVKRVYAVTGDSLNYFNDAIRRNGKIKWIHVRHEEVGAYAAAAEAELDGFAVCAGSCGPGHVHLINGLYDAHRSHVPLLAIASTINTGEMGMDYFQETNTLKLFDDCSCYNQMIMTAEQAPRIIQTAIQHALGKKGVAVIGLPGDVSELKAVESNISTQFFHCNPVIRPSDTELQHLAKAINESTKITLFCGIGAEKAHDQVVQLSQHIKAPVGYSFRGKMSIQPNNPNEIGMTGLLGQPSAYHSMHESHLVLLLGTDFPYDKFMPTDNKIIQIDTSSERLGRRANLYMGLCGDVADTIEALLPLLETKTDDSFLQAQLKSYASVKENMNTYIDDNGGEDTIQPEYVAHIIDKLANKDAIFTVDTGMTCVWGARFIKGTGERKMLGSFNHGSMANAMPMAIGAALAHPEKQVIAMCGDGGLSMLLGDLATINQYNIPIKIIVFNNRALGMVKLEMEVNGLPDNETDMVNPDFGLIAQAMGFQGINVHKPEEVETAIENAFRHNGPVLLNIFTNPNALAMPPTVEWKQVIGMTKSMTRLMLGGKMEEVIDTIKSNYKHLKEGI; encoded by the coding sequence ATGAGTAAAATAGTTGCAGAACAATTAGTTGAAATGTTGGTAGAAGCCGGAGTAAAACGCGTTTATGCGGTTACAGGCGATAGTTTAAATTATTTTAATGATGCGATACGCAGAAACGGAAAAATAAAATGGATTCATGTTCGGCATGAAGAAGTTGGCGCTTATGCAGCTGCTGCTGAAGCCGAATTGGATGGTTTTGCCGTTTGTGCCGGAAGTTGTGGTCCCGGACATGTGCATTTAATTAATGGTTTGTATGATGCACATCGTTCACACGTGCCTTTATTAGCAATTGCATCTACAATTAATACGGGCGAAATGGGAATGGATTATTTCCAGGAAACCAATACTCTTAAGCTTTTCGACGATTGCAGTTGTTACAATCAGATGATTATGACGGCTGAACAAGCGCCCCGAATTATACAAACTGCCATTCAGCACGCTTTGGGCAAAAAAGGTGTTGCCGTGATTGGTTTACCGGGCGATGTTTCGGAATTAAAAGCGGTTGAAAGTAACATTTCTACTCAGTTTTTTCATTGTAATCCTGTAATCAGACCTTCAGATACTGAATTGCAACATTTAGCAAAAGCTATAAACGAAAGTACCAAAATCACTTTATTCTGCGGAATTGGCGCCGAAAAAGCGCACGATCAAGTCGTACAATTATCTCAACATATTAAAGCTCCGGTAGGATATTCTTTTAGAGGAAAAATGAGCATTCAGCCTAATAATCCTAACGAAATAGGAATGACAGGTTTACTCGGACAACCTTCGGCATATCATAGTATGCACGAATCTCATTTGGTTTTATTGCTGGGAACTGATTTTCCGTATGATAAATTCATGCCAACAGATAATAAAATTATTCAGATCGATACAAGTTCTGAACGTTTAGGCCGACGCGCAAATCTGTACATGGGATTATGTGGCGATGTAGCCGATACTATTGAAGCTTTATTACCTCTTCTGGAAACCAAAACGGATGATAGTTTTCTACAAGCGCAACTTAAATCATACGCCAGTGTAAAAGAAAACATGAATACTTATATTGATGATAATGGCGGCGAAGACACAATTCAGCCGGAATATGTCGCGCATATTATTGATAAATTAGCCAATAAAGATGCCATTTTTACGGTAGATACGGGAATGACTTGCGTTTGGGGCGCTCGTTTTATTAAAGGAACGGGAGAACGAAAAATGCTGGGTTCTTTTAATCACGGATCAATGGCAAATGCAATGCCAATGGCTATTGGAGCAGCGCTCGCACATCCCGAAAAACAAGTTATCGCAATGTGTGGCGATGGAGGATTGTCGATGCTTTTGGGTGATTTAGCAACAATAAATCAATATAATATTCCGATCAAAATCATTGTTTTTAATAATCGTGCTTTGGGAATGGTAAAACTCGAAATGGAAGTGAACGGTTTACCCGATAATGAAACCGATATGGTGAATCCAGATTTTGGTTTGATCGCTCAGGCAATGGGTTTTCAAGGTATAAATGTTCACAAACCCGAAGAAGTTGAAACTGCAATTGAAAATGCATTTCGTCATAACGGTCCCGTTTTACTGAATATTTTCACGAATCCGAATGCGCTTGCAATGCCACCAACTGTAGAATGGAAACAAGTAATTGGTATGACAAAATCAATGACGAGATTAATGCTTGGCGGCAAAATGGAAGAAGTTATAGATACTATTAAATCAAATTACAAACATCTAAAAGAAGGTATCTAA
- the guaA gene encoding glutamine-hydrolyzing GMP synthase, whose translation MQHNVLILDFGSQYTQLIARRVRELNIFCEIFPYNHFPSDLSPYKAVILGGSPFSVRAEDAPHPDLSQIRGKLPMLAVCYGAQYLAHFSGGEVAASNTREYGRANLSYIKENEVFFNGVSENSQVWMSHSDSIKALPTNAVKLASTHDVEYAAYKIEGETTYAIQYHPEVFHSTDGSKMLKNFLVDIAEVPQNFTPNAFVEEMVAELKEKVGNDKVVLGLSGGVDSTVAAVLLHQAIGKNLYCIFVNNGLLRKNEFQNVLDQYKGMGLNVKGVDAGDRFLGELAGISDPETKRKTIGRVFIEVFDDESHLIEDVKWLAQGTIYPDVIESVSVKGPSATIKSHHNVGGLPDYMKLKIVEPLRMLFKDEVRRVGATLGIDPELLGRHPFPGPGLSIRILGDITPEKVQILQDVDAVFIDGLKSWGLYDKVWQAGAILLPVNSVGVMGDERTYEKVVALRAVESTDGMTADWVHLPYDFLMKVSNDIINKVKGVNRVVYDISSKPPATIEWE comes from the coding sequence ATGCAACACAACGTACTTATTTTAGATTTCGGATCGCAATATACACAGCTTATTGCGCGTAGAGTTCGCGAATTAAATATATTCTGCGAAATTTTCCCTTACAATCACTTTCCTAGTGATTTATCACCTTATAAAGCCGTAATTTTAGGAGGAAGCCCATTTTCTGTTCGTGCAGAAGATGCTCCACATCCTGATTTATCTCAAATTCGAGGCAAGCTTCCAATGTTGGCAGTTTGTTATGGAGCACAATACTTAGCACATTTTAGTGGAGGTGAAGTAGCAGCTTCGAACACCAGAGAATATGGTAGAGCTAATTTATCTTATATTAAGGAGAACGAAGTTTTCTTTAACGGAGTTTCAGAAAACAGTCAGGTTTGGATGAGCCATAGCGATAGTATCAAAGCTTTGCCAACAAATGCTGTAAAATTAGCAAGCACGCATGACGTAGAATATGCAGCTTACAAAATTGAAGGCGAAACAACTTATGCAATTCAGTATCACCCAGAAGTTTTCCATTCTACAGATGGATCAAAAATGCTGAAAAACTTTTTAGTAGACATTGCCGAAGTTCCTCAAAACTTTACACCAAATGCTTTCGTAGAAGAAATGGTGGCAGAATTAAAAGAGAAAGTAGGAAATGATAAAGTAGTTTTAGGACTTTCTGGAGGAGTAGATTCTACTGTAGCAGCAGTTTTATTACACCAGGCAATTGGAAAAAACTTATACTGTATTTTCGTAAATAACGGTTTACTTCGTAAAAACGAATTCCAAAATGTATTAGATCAATACAAAGGAATGGGATTGAACGTAAAAGGAGTAGACGCTGGAGATCGTTTCCTTGGCGAGTTAGCCGGAATCAGTGATCCTGAAACAAAACGTAAAACTATTGGTCGTGTATTTATCGAAGTTTTTGATGATGAATCACACTTAATCGAAGACGTAAAATGGTTGGCGCAAGGAACTATTTATCCTGACGTAATCGAATCAGTTTCGGTAAAAGGACCATCGGCAACAATTAAATCGCATCATAATGTAGGTGGATTGCCGGATTATATGAAATTAAAAATTGTAGAACCACTTAGAATGTTGTTTAAAGACGAAGTTCGTAGAGTTGGAGCTACTTTAGGAATAGATCCTGAATTATTAGGAAGACACCCTTTCCCGGGACCAGGATTATCAATCAGAATTTTAGGAGATATTACTCCTGAGAAAGTTCAGATTTTGCAAGATGTTGACGCTGTTTTCATCGATGGATTAAAATCTTGGGGATTATATGACAAAGTTTGGCAAGCTGGAGCAATTTTGCTTCCGGTAAACAGTGTTGGTGTTATGGGAGATGAGCGTACTTACGAAAAAGTAGTAGCGCTTAGAGCCGTAGAATCAACAGATGGTATGACTGCTGACTGGGTTCATTTACCTTATGATTTCTTGATGAAAGTGTCAAATGACATTATAAATAAAGTAAAAGGCGTGAACCGTGTGGTTTACGACATAAGCTCAAAACCACCTGCAACAATTGAGTGGGAATAG
- a CDS encoding LysM peptidoglycan-binding domain-containing protein — protein sequence MREFLTISLVFILSFNKITAQDSIIKHKIQKGETAYFIAQKYKVSIDEIYKLNPEAQNGIKDNQIIRIPVHGEGKEKTNQQITHIVGAKETLFGLSKQYNVSVEALQNANPILANGLQIGQELIIPQNPANISKTESTASSKVTHQVVAKESLFSIARQYNVSVQDLENQNKDILQNGLQIGQTIVIPNKRKTLDGRVRVINQETIFHVVEPKETKFSIAKKYGISIDQLESQNPEIVNGLIVGNKLAINTKEVKPTNESEELMLALAEKQVVVEKGKAKTVEIDDLKDRLVVQKEMNQKIIKINDLKVNLNDMNGSKENSVEKLRLVLEANKNVQDILMAKLDSLVNTMNNDLVELKRMDVLNIDQSKRLEKQSYESIGKTSELSSQLKKELAENRKAYAGLMNKVERIAVEENQEYKKKIRESEKNNTSTSLQQRLSLDEIKRYKIEQEQGDAQNQLLIAKIDSLDIQKKIEVKRHISKASFYSMEARKFDDKLALVKLKKYQDQAVKNQSKNASAEAAKTISLEEMKRELKENPLKNDKTIKVEVFDNLREVSNGYYLVLGIFTDATLRDKLIMKLIDSGDFNASFFFNINSLSYYVYSDKFENMEEVLYQCKKKEEDELYKEIVIAKLEIDLRE from the coding sequence ATGAGAGAGTTTTTAACGATTTCTCTTGTGTTTATTTTGTCTTTTAACAAAATAACTGCGCAAGATTCAATTATTAAACACAAAATTCAAAAAGGAGAAACCGCTTATTTTATTGCCCAAAAATACAAGGTTTCAATTGATGAAATTTACAAACTCAACCCCGAAGCGCAAAACGGAATCAAAGACAATCAGATTATCAGGATTCCTGTTCACGGTGAAGGAAAAGAAAAAACTAACCAACAAATTACCCATATTGTTGGTGCAAAAGAAACGCTTTTTGGCTTATCGAAACAATACAATGTTTCTGTAGAAGCGCTACAAAATGCAAATCCAATTCTTGCCAACGGACTTCAGATTGGTCAGGAATTAATTATTCCGCAGAATCCTGCAAATATTTCCAAAACAGAAAGTACAGCTTCGTCAAAAGTGACACATCAGGTTGTTGCTAAAGAATCTTTGTTTAGCATTGCGAGACAATACAATGTTTCCGTACAGGATTTAGAAAATCAAAACAAAGATATTCTTCAAAACGGTTTGCAAATTGGTCAGACAATTGTAATTCCAAACAAACGAAAAACCTTAGACGGAAGAGTTCGTGTGATCAATCAGGAAACTATTTTTCATGTGGTCGAGCCAAAGGAAACCAAATTCTCGATTGCCAAAAAATACGGAATTTCAATCGATCAGTTAGAATCTCAAAATCCTGAAATTGTAAACGGATTAATTGTTGGCAATAAATTAGCCATTAATACCAAAGAAGTTAAGCCCACAAACGAAAGTGAAGAATTGATGTTGGCTCTTGCCGAAAAACAAGTTGTGGTCGAAAAAGGAAAAGCCAAAACGGTTGAAATTGATGATTTAAAAGACAGATTGGTGGTTCAGAAAGAAATGAATCAGAAGATTATTAAGATTAATGATCTGAAAGTTAATCTGAATGATATGAATGGTTCTAAAGAAAATTCAGTTGAGAAATTACGTTTAGTTTTAGAAGCCAATAAAAATGTGCAGGATATTTTAATGGCAAAATTAGATTCATTAGTCAATACAATGAATAATGATTTGGTTGAGTTAAAACGAATGGATGTTTTGAATATTGACCAATCAAAACGTCTGGAAAAACAATCGTATGAAAGCATCGGAAAAACAAGCGAGCTATCTTCTCAACTAAAGAAAGAACTGGCTGAAAACCGAAAAGCTTACGCCGGATTAATGAATAAAGTTGAAAGAATTGCTGTTGAAGAAAATCAGGAATACAAGAAGAAAATCCGCGAAAGCGAGAAAAATAATACTTCGACTTCCTTGCAGCAACGACTTTCGCTTGACGAAATTAAACGTTATAAAATAGAGCAGGAGCAAGGTGATGCACAAAATCAGCTTTTGATTGCAAAAATTGATTCCTTAGATATTCAGAAAAAAATTGAAGTAAAGCGTCATATTAGTAAAGCTTCGTTTTATAGTATGGAAGCCCGAAAATTTGATGATAAACTGGCTTTGGTAAAATTGAAAAAGTATCAGGATCAAGCGGTTAAAAATCAAAGTAAAAATGCTTCCGCCGAAGCTGCAAAAACAATTTCGCTGGAAGAAATGAAGCGCGAATTAAAGGAAAATCCTCTTAAAAATGACAAAACAATAAAGGTTGAAGTTTTTGATAATCTTAGGGAAGTTTCAAACGGCTATTACTTAGTTTTAGGTATATTTACAGACGCGACGCTAAGAGATAAGCTCATTATGAAACTCATTGATTCTGGTGATTTTAACGCTAGTTTCTTCTTTAATATCAACAGTCTTTCGTATTATGTTTATTCGGATAAGTTCGAAAATATGGAAGAAGTGCTCTATCAATGCAAGAAAAAAGAAGAAGATGAGTTATATAAAGAGATCGTTATTGCTAAGTTAGAAATTGATCTTAGAGAATAA
- a CDS encoding LysM peptidoglycan-binding domain-containing protein, with translation MKYYSTLLSLVFFVTCNAFSQEKVVKYTVSSGESINQIAVKFKVTPYDIYALNPDARNGVKPNTVLLIPTNGAKTTVAKTEDKSVKKTVGKNPTSHEVQPKETLFGIEKKYDITDEALKAANPFLVKDGLQIGQTLVIPAKGSTAKTAATTTSATANKTVKSVAQEKYVYHDVVAKETKFSIAKKYNTTVEDLEKRNPEIVSSLPVGYRVTIKGTAPKTEIPAQTVTNVAKPVETKKAAETSKKATSYMEYQVKPKETFYSLGRTFHISQEELTQLNPALSEGVKEGMVLKVPAGYLAPQPIIPQEKPAEKATEVAIDKSTESTAGIKIVDKVKSETVSANPEVVELTKKRGQTERKKLVLLLPFNLAKMQYDTTSTANRIKNDKFLNMTLDFYSGAMMAIDSAKTLKLPIDVSIYDSQETKSSSNIASLIAQNKLQDANAVIGPFYQSNAEATANALRSYEVPVISPLSKDSANPIENLYQTIPSNDVVRNAIFDYMRSKNGNIVAVVDKKKESVINYIKQNQKGVVFAALTETGGLDVANLKSSLLPNRMNYVVMETGNTAMVKTTIKALLDVQKTCQVQLVILEPNSTLDTDEISFDNLVKLKLMYPSVTRESDEAGVLIFEKQYRLKNKVNPNTYATRGFDVTFDAMMRLVQGKTYQETADLMTTEQVDNKFQFYKKEDGGHANKGVYILYYDSDLTLKVAN, from the coding sequence ATGAAATATTATTCAACATTATTGTCTCTGGTTTTTTTTGTTACCTGTAACGCTTTTTCCCAAGAAAAAGTAGTTAAATACACGGTTTCAAGTGGAGAATCGATAAACCAGATTGCCGTAAAATTTAAGGTTACGCCTTATGATATTTATGCACTAAATCCGGATGCCAGAAATGGCGTAAAACCAAATACGGTTTTGTTAATCCCAACAAATGGTGCGAAAACTACTGTTGCTAAAACAGAAGATAAATCAGTTAAAAAAACTGTGGGTAAGAATCCAACTTCGCACGAGGTTCAGCCTAAAGAAACTTTATTTGGGATTGAAAAAAAATATGATATTACCGATGAAGCTTTAAAAGCAGCAAATCCTTTTTTAGTAAAAGATGGTTTGCAAATTGGACAGACATTGGTAATTCCTGCAAAAGGATCAACAGCAAAAACTGCAGCTACAACTACTTCAGCTACAGCTAATAAAACTGTAAAATCTGTTGCACAGGAAAAGTATGTATATCATGATGTTGTAGCAAAAGAAACTAAGTTTTCGATTGCAAAAAAATACAATACAACAGTTGAAGATCTCGAAAAACGCAATCCTGAAATTGTTTCGAGTTTGCCTGTAGGATATCGTGTTACTATAAAAGGAACGGCTCCAAAAACGGAAATTCCTGCGCAAACGGTTACAAATGTTGCAAAACCAGTTGAAACTAAAAAAGCGGCAGAGACTTCTAAAAAAGCAACTTCTTATATGGAATATCAGGTAAAACCTAAAGAGACTTTTTATAGTTTAGGAAGAACTTTCCATATCTCGCAAGAAGAATTAACGCAACTAAATCCTGCACTTTCTGAAGGTGTAAAAGAAGGAATGGTTCTAAAAGTTCCTGCTGGATATTTAGCGCCACAACCAATTATTCCTCAGGAAAAACCTGCTGAAAAAGCAACTGAAGTAGCAATTGACAAATCGACTGAAAGTACGGCTGGTATTAAAATAGTAGATAAAGTGAAATCTGAAACTGTTTCTGCAAATCCAGAAGTAGTAGAATTGACTAAAAAAAGAGGTCAGACGGAACGTAAAAAATTAGTTTTGTTATTGCCATTTAATCTGGCAAAAATGCAATATGATACTACAAGTACCGCTAACAGAATCAAAAATGACAAGTTCCTTAATATGACTCTTGATTTTTATTCGGGAGCTATGATGGCAATAGATTCAGCTAAAACGTTGAAATTGCCAATTGATGTTTCGATTTATGATTCTCAGGAAACTAAAAGTTCTTCGAATATTGCGAGTTTAATTGCTCAGAATAAATTGCAGGATGCAAATGCTGTGATCGGACCATTTTATCAAAGTAATGCCGAAGCTACGGCAAATGCATTGCGTTCTTACGAAGTTCCTGTGATTTCGCCATTATCGAAAGATTCAGCGAATCCAATTGAAAACTTATATCAGACAATTCCATCGAATGACGTTGTTAGAAATGCGATTTTTGATTATATGCGTTCTAAAAACGGAAATATCGTTGCGGTTGTAGATAAGAAAAAAGAATCTGTGATTAATTACATCAAACAAAACCAAAAAGGTGTTGTTTTTGCTGCCTTAACAGAAACTGGCGGATTGGATGTTGCAAATTTAAAAAGTTCATTATTACCAAACCGAATGAATTATGTCGTGATGGAAACGGGTAATACTGCAATGGTAAAAACTACGATTAAAGCGTTGCTTGATGTTCAAAAAACATGTCAGGTGCAATTGGTGATTTTAGAACCAAACAGTACACTTGATACTGATGAAATTAGTTTTGACAATTTGGTAAAACTAAAATTAATGTATCCGTCTGTAACTCGTGAAAGTGATGAAGCGGGAGTTTTAATTTTCGAAAAACAATATAGATTGAAAAATAAAGTAAACCCAAATACGTATGCAACTCGTGGATTTGATGTTACTTTTGATGCAATGATGCGTTTGGTACAAGGAAAAACATATCAGGAAACAGCAGATTTAATGACAACGGAACAAGTTGACAATAAGTTTCAATTTTATAAAAAAGAAGATGGCGGACACGCAAACAAAGGTGTTTACATTTTATATTACGATAGCGATTTAACTTTAAAAGTAGCAAATTAA
- a CDS encoding OsmC family protein encodes MTSKVTYLGDLRTSSIHVQSGSEIISDAPLDNNGKGEAFSPTDTVANALASCMMTIMGIKARDLNVDFVGSTAEVTKIMNAEPRRIGAIEIVFDMQGVEDEKSRTILERAGMTCPVFLSLSSEIDKRITFNWK; translated from the coding sequence ATGACATCAAAAGTAACCTATTTAGGCGATTTAAGAACAAGCTCAATTCATGTACAATCAGGAAGCGAAATTATTTCTGATGCACCACTTGATAATAACGGAAAAGGTGAAGCTTTTTCTCCAACAGATACTGTTGCCAATGCTTTGGCAAGTTGCATGATGACTATTATGGGAATCAAAGCACGCGATTTGAATGTAGATTTCGTTGGCTCAACTGCCGAAGTGACTAAAATAATGAACGCTGAACCAAGAAGAATTGGAGCAATCGAAATTGTTTTTGACATGCAAGGTGTTGAAGACGAAAAAAGCAGAACAATTCTTGAACGTGCAGGAATGACTTGCCCGGTATTCTTGAGTTTAAGTTCAGAAATTGATAAACGAATTACTTTTAACTGGAAGTAA
- a CDS encoding beta-galactosidase, with the protein MRKIYFILLFSIFTIAITSAQKKQTFAISEGNFLLNGKPIQIHSGEMHYSRIPQPYWRHRLKMMKAMGLNAVATYVFWNYHEIAPGVWDFKTGNKNLAEYIKTAQEEGLFVILRPGPYVCAEWEFGGYPWFLQNVPNMVIRGNNKEYLTATKAYFTELYKQVAALQITKGGPIIMVQGENEFGSYVAQRKDIPLDEHKKYSAAVFQQLKDIGFEVPFFTSDGSWLFEGGALPGALPTANGESDITKLKKVVDQFNNGKGPYMVAEFYPGWLDHWAEPFPTQTPEETAQQTKKYLDNQVSFNYYMVHGGTNFGFTSGANYDKEHDIQPDMTSYDYDAPISEAGWATPKYNALRELLKTKETPAVPEKMPVITIPNIALTKIVDLADVKSKITPVTNDNPQTFEQLNQGDGYVWYSKRFTQPISGKLELNGLRDYAIVYVNGKKVAELNRYYKKYDCEIEVPFNATLDILVENMGRINYGSQINANNKGIISPVIINGETITGDWKMYQLPMSQEPNLEAYKNSGKINRPTLYQGTFELSKTGDTFLDMRDFSKGIVFVNGINIGRYWSVGPQQTLYLPGCWLKKGKNSILIFEQKNEVMQKEVKTMSTPILEDLKPEKGFINKIY; encoded by the coding sequence ATGAGAAAAATATACTTTATACTTCTGTTTTCGATCTTCACGATTGCGATTACTTCAGCCCAAAAAAAGCAAACTTTTGCGATTAGCGAAGGAAACTTTTTACTGAACGGAAAGCCAATTCAGATTCATTCGGGTGAAATGCATTATTCCCGTATTCCGCAACCGTATTGGCGTCACCGTTTGAAAATGATGAAAGCCATGGGATTAAATGCTGTGGCAACTTATGTGTTTTGGAATTATCATGAAATTGCGCCGGGAGTTTGGGATTTTAAAACCGGAAATAAAAACTTAGCTGAATATATTAAAACAGCACAAGAAGAAGGATTATTCGTAATCTTACGTCCAGGTCCGTATGTTTGTGCCGAATGGGAATTTGGCGGTTATCCGTGGTTTTTACAAAACGTTCCTAATATGGTTATTCGCGGAAACAACAAGGAATATTTGACTGCTACAAAAGCTTATTTTACTGAATTATACAAACAAGTCGCGGCTTTGCAAATTACTAAAGGTGGTCCAATTATTATGGTTCAGGGCGAAAACGAGTTTGGTTCTTATGTAGCGCAACGCAAAGATATTCCGCTTGACGAACATAAAAAATACAGTGCAGCCGTATTTCAGCAATTAAAAGATATTGGTTTTGAAGTTCCGTTTTTTACCTCAGACGGAAGTTGGTTGTTTGAAGGAGGCGCTTTGCCAGGTGCATTGCCAACTGCAAATGGTGAAAGTGATATCACTAAATTAAAAAAAGTAGTCGATCAATTCAACAACGGAAAAGGTCCTTATATGGTTGCCGAATTTTATCCGGGTTGGTTAGATCATTGGGCAGAACCTTTCCCGACGCAAACTCCGGAAGAAACCGCTCAACAAACAAAAAAATATCTGGACAATCAGGTTTCTTTCAATTATTATATGGTGCATGGCGGAACTAATTTTGGTTTTACTTCGGGCGCAAATTATGATAAAGAACACGATATTCAGCCCGATATGACTTCTTATGATTATGATGCTCCAATTAGTGAAGCTGGCTGGGCAACGCCAAAATATAATGCTTTAAGAGAATTACTAAAAACAAAGGAAACTCCGGCAGTTCCGGAGAAAATGCCTGTAATTACAATTCCAAATATAGCGTTAACAAAAATTGTTGATCTTGCCGATGTAAAATCTAAAATCACGCCTGTTACAAACGATAATCCGCAAACATTTGAGCAATTAAATCAAGGTGACGGTTATGTTTGGTACAGCAAAAGATTTACACAACCCATAAGCGGAAAACTGGAATTAAACGGATTACGTGATTATGCAATCGTCTATGTAAACGGAAAAAAAGTCGCGGAGTTAAATCGTTATTATAAAAAATACGATTGCGAAATTGAAGTTCCGTTTAATGCAACTTTAGATATTTTGGTCGAAAACATGGGACGTATTAATTATGGTTCTCAAATTAATGCTAATAATAAAGGAATTATAAGTCCGGTTATTATCAACGGAGAAACAATTACCGGAGATTGGAAAATGTATCAATTACCAATGTCGCAGGAACCAAATCTGGAAGCGTATAAAAATTCGGGCAAAATAAACCGTCCTACTTTATATCAGGGAACTTTTGAACTTAGCAAAACCGGAGACACTTTTCTAGACATGCGCGATTTTAGTAAAGGAATCGTCTTTGTAAACGGAATCAATATTGGACGTTATTGGAGCGTTGGTCCGCAACAAACTTTGTACTTGCCAGGTTGTTGGCTTAAAAAAGGTAAAAATAGTATCCTGATTTTCGAACAAAAAAATGAAGTGATGCAAAAAGAAGTAAAAACGATGAGTACGCCAATTCTGGAAGATTTAAAACCTGAAAAAGGGTTTATAAATAAAATCTACTAA
- a CDS encoding Gfo/Idh/MocA family oxidoreductase → MIASAQMIKTKTPSRPKGQQDVLRLATDPIPTVRVAFIGLGMRGPGAVERMTHIPGVEIVALCDMLEKNTQSANEILTKAGLPKAQEFFGDENAWRKVTALPNVDLVYVATDWKHHALIGVQAMKDGKHVAIEVPGALTMKEIWDLIDTSEKTRKHCMQLENCVYDFFELTTLNMAQQGLFGEILHAEGSYIHGLQPFWGEYWNNWRMDYNIKHRGDVYATHGMGPACQALNIHRGDKMNFLVSMDTKAVGNPAYIKEKSGVEIKDFRNGDHTMTMIRTENGKTIQIQHDVTSPRPYSRMYQLSGTKGFANKYPLEGYALDGAALSDDVKPNHEKLSAHSFVPEEVKKALMEKYKHPMVKNIEEQAKKVGGHGGMDFVMDYRLIHCLQNGLPLDMDVYDLAEWSCLGPLTEISLDKGSVPVEIPDFTRGGWNKLQKLEFSE, encoded by the coding sequence ATGATTGCATCGGCTCAAATGATTAAAACTAAAACGCCTTCACGTCCAAAAGGTCAACAAGATGTTTTGCGTTTGGCTACAGACCCCATTCCAACTGTTCGCGTTGCTTTTATCGGACTTGGAATGCGCGGTCCGGGAGCGGTCGAGCGTATGACACATATTCCGGGAGTAGAAATTGTAGCGCTTTGTGATATGTTAGAAAAAAATACACAATCGGCAAATGAAATTCTAACCAAAGCAGGACTTCCAAAAGCACAAGAATTTTTTGGCGACGAAAATGCCTGGAGAAAAGTTACCGCTTTACCAAATGTTGATTTAGTTTACGTTGCCACAGATTGGAAACATCATGCCTTAATTGGTGTTCAGGCAATGAAAGACGGAAAACACGTTGCTATCGAAGTTCCAGGAGCTTTAACAATGAAAGAAATTTGGGATCTAATTGATACTTCTGAGAAAACCAGAAAACATTGCATGCAGCTTGAAAATTGCGTTTATGATTTCTTCGAATTAACGACATTAAATATGGCGCAACAAGGTTTATTTGGCGAAATTCTTCACGCCGAAGGATCTTATATTCATGGTTTACAACCTTTTTGGGGCGAATACTGGAACAACTGGAGAATGGATTACAACATCAAACATCGTGGTGATGTTTATGCCACACACGGAATGGGTCCGGCTTGTCAGGCTTTGAATATTCATCGTGGTGACAAAATGAATTTCCTGGTTTCTATGGATACAAAAGCGGTTGGAAATCCTGCTTATATCAAAGAAAAATCTGGTGTGGAAATTAAAGATTTTAGAAATGGAGATCATACAATGACAATGATTCGTACTGAAAACGGAAAAACAATTCAAATTCAGCACGACGTAACTTCTCCTCGTCCGTATAGCAGAATGTATCAATTAAGCGGTACAAAAGGTTTTGCAAACAAATATCCGTTGGAAGGTTATGCATTAGATGGTGCAGCATTAAGTGATGATGTAAAACCAAATCACGAAAAATTAAGCGCACACTCATTTGTTCCTGAAGAAGTTAAAAAAGCTTTGATGGAAAAATACAAACATCCAATGGTAAAAAATATCGAAGAGCAAGCCAAAAAAGTAGGCGGTCATGGCGGAATGGATTTCGTTATGGATTATCGTTTGATTCACTGTTTGCAAAACGGGCTTCCGCTTGATATGGATGTTTATGATCTTGCCGAATGGTCTTGTTTAGGACCTTTGACGGAGATCTCGCTTGACAAAGGTTCTGTTCCTGTAGAAATTCCCGATTTTACTCGCGGTGGATGGAACAAACTTCAAAAATTAGAGTTTTCAGAATAA